One segment of Pseudomonas asgharzadehiana DNA contains the following:
- a CDS encoding fimbrial protein, with product MNLYALSTAAAVLALSAAANAADGVINFTGLVSDVTCTIESATAGTRAVVKNVNLGGVSASRLATAGSRSNLTGFTIRIGAPGEASCTNGRTAMVAFDPTSPAIDVATGRLNIDGHDDPADTTTAKNVQVEITRRDGVPINVYTDKSDGVVIADNQAIIPLAAQMFASGAATEGTVKTRVGFMVEYAE from the coding sequence ATGAACCTTTACGCTCTCTCCACCGCCGCGGCCGTTCTTGCCTTGAGTGCTGCGGCAAATGCCGCTGACGGTGTGATCAACTTCACCGGGCTTGTCTCCGATGTGACCTGCACAATCGAAAGTGCAACGGCGGGCACCCGCGCAGTGGTCAAAAACGTCAACCTGGGCGGCGTGAGCGCTTCGCGACTGGCAACCGCGGGCAGTCGCTCCAACCTGACCGGTTTCACGATTCGTATCGGTGCGCCCGGCGAGGCCAGTTGCACCAATGGGCGCACCGCCATGGTTGCCTTCGACCCCACCAGCCCGGCCATCGATGTAGCCACCGGGCGCCTGAATATCGATGGTCACGACGACCCGGCCGACACCACCACCGCCAAGAACGTGCAAGTTGAAATAACGCGCCGCGACGGCGTCCCGATCAATGTCTACACCGATAAATCCGATGGCGTGGTGATTGCCGACAACCAGGCCATCATCCCCCTGGCAGCACAAATGTTCGCCAGTGGCGCCGCGACCGAAGGCACGGTCAAGACGCGTGTCGGCTTTATGGTCGAGTACGCCGAGTAG
- a CDS encoding response regulator transcription factor: MRTSTAYTVMLLDDHEMVRQGIELSLSKESDIEVIGSFATARDLLEALSRRLADVVVMDFALAPSDLDGLSLIKALHRRFSSCRPLVVFSHCTPATVSLSLKAGCWGILGKTQNLADLFTAIRTVAQGRLYLQPSSVLALQDLHAGRDVANKQADLASALQLSSGLTPKEQEVLRCFLDGMSVNSIAAKFSRSASTISTQKQSAYRKLGISSDSELFKFTQQFGKPA; encoded by the coding sequence ATGCGTACTTCCACTGCGTATACCGTGATGTTGTTGGATGACCATGAAATGGTTCGCCAAGGCATTGAGCTGAGCCTGAGTAAAGAGTCCGATATCGAAGTGATCGGTTCCTTCGCCACGGCGCGAGACCTGCTGGAGGCGCTATCCCGGCGGTTGGCGGATGTGGTGGTCATGGACTTCGCCCTGGCGCCGTCGGACCTCGATGGCCTCAGCCTGATTAAAGCGCTGCACAGGCGCTTTAGCAGTTGCCGGCCGTTGGTGGTGTTTTCGCACTGCACGCCGGCCACCGTTTCATTGTCATTGAAGGCCGGGTGCTGGGGGATCCTGGGTAAAACGCAAAACCTGGCGGACCTGTTCACGGCTATTCGAACGGTTGCCCAGGGGCGTCTTTATCTACAGCCCAGTAGTGTATTGGCACTGCAAGACCTGCACGCGGGGCGTGATGTTGCAAATAAACAGGCGGACTTGGCGAGCGCTCTGCAACTCAGTAGCGGCCTCACGCCCAAGGAACAGGAAGTACTAAGGTGTTTTCTGGACGGGATGAGCGTCAATTCAATTGCCGCCAAGTTTTCGCGCAGCGCAAGTACGATCAGCACGCAAAAACAATCGGCTTATCGAAAGCTGGGTATTTCCAGCGACAGTGAACTGTTCAAGTTCACTCAGCAGTTCGGCAAGCCGGCATAA
- a CDS encoding TetR/AcrR family transcriptional regulator, with protein MKTRDRILECALQLFNQKGEPNVSTMEVANEMGISPGNLYYHFHGKEPLVLGLFERFQNELAPLLDPPADAQLEAQDYWLFLHLIVERLAHYRFLFQDLSNLAGRLPKLAKGIRHLLTALKRTLASLLARLKAAGQLVSDTQALGQLVEQITMTLLFSLDYQRILDREGEVRVVVYQIMMLVAPHLLPPARQATQRLALRYLDDPT; from the coding sequence ATGAAGACCCGCGACCGTATCCTTGAATGCGCCCTGCAGTTGTTCAACCAAAAGGGCGAGCCGAACGTGTCGACCATGGAAGTCGCCAACGAAATGGGGATCAGCCCCGGCAACCTCTACTACCACTTCCATGGCAAGGAGCCGCTGGTACTTGGGTTGTTCGAGCGCTTTCAAAACGAGCTGGCGCCGCTGCTCGACCCACCGGCGGACGCACAGCTGGAGGCCCAGGATTACTGGCTGTTCCTGCACCTGATCGTCGAACGTTTGGCCCATTACCGGTTTTTGTTCCAGGACCTGTCCAACCTGGCCGGGCGCCTGCCGAAACTGGCCAAGGGCATTCGCCACCTGCTCACCGCGCTCAAGCGCACCCTGGCGTCATTGCTGGCGCGGCTGAAGGCGGCCGGGCAGTTGGTCAGCGACACCCAGGCGCTGGGGCAGTTGGTGGAACAGATCACCATGACCTTGCTGTTTTCCCTGGACTACCAGCGCATCCTCGACCGCGAAGGCGAGGTGCGGGTGGTGGTCTACCAGATCATGATGCTGGTGGCGCCCCATCTGTTGCCGCCCGCACGCCAGGCAACGCAACGCCTGGCGCTGCGTTATCTGGACGATCCGACTTGA
- the phaC gene encoding class II poly(R)-hydroxyalkanoic acid synthase: MRERPVTNPAPTPAAFINAQNAITGLRGRDLLSTLRNVAAHGLRNPVHTARHALALGGQLGRVLLGETVHEPNPRDSRFVDPTWTLNPFYRRSLQAYLSWQKQTRHWIDDSALSADDQARAHFALALINDAVSPSNTLLNPLAIKELLNSGGNSVVRGVSNLFDDLLHNNGLPRQISKHAFEVGKTVATTPGSVVFRNELLELIQYKPMSEKQYARPLLIVPPQINKYYIFDLSPANSFVQYALKNGLQTFMVSWRNPDVRHREWGLSTYVAALEEALNVCRAITGAREVNLMGACAGGLTIAALQGHLQAKRQLRRVSSASYLVSLLDSQIDGPAMLFADEQTLEAAKRRSYQQGVLDGRDMAKVFAWMRPNDLIWNYWINNYLLGKEPPAFDILYWNNDNTRLPAALHGDLLDFFKHNPLTHAGGLEVCGTPIDLQKVTVDSFSVAGINDHITPWDAVYRSTQLLGGDRRFVLSNSGHIQSILNPPGNPKANYVENPKLSSDPRAWYYDANHVEGSWWPQWLDWIQQRSGVQRETLTALGNQNYPPMEAAPGTYVRVR, translated from the coding sequence ATGCGAGAAAGACCCGTGACGAACCCGGCGCCCACCCCTGCCGCGTTTATCAATGCGCAAAACGCAATCACCGGCCTGCGCGGCCGGGATTTGCTGTCCACGCTGCGTAACGTTGCCGCTCACGGCCTGCGCAACCCGGTGCATACCGCCCGTCACGCCCTGGCCCTGGGTGGCCAATTGGGTCGCGTGCTGCTCGGGGAGACGGTGCATGAACCCAACCCGCGCGACAGCCGCTTCGTCGACCCCACCTGGACGCTCAACCCCTTCTACCGGCGCAGCCTGCAAGCCTATCTGAGCTGGCAGAAACAGACTCGCCACTGGATCGATGACAGCGCCCTGAGCGCCGACGACCAGGCCCGCGCGCACTTTGCCTTGGCCCTGATCAATGACGCGGTGTCGCCCTCCAATACCCTGCTCAACCCGCTGGCGATCAAGGAACTGCTCAACTCCGGCGGCAACAGCGTGGTGCGCGGTGTGAGCAACCTGTTCGACGACCTGCTGCACAACAATGGCCTGCCGCGCCAAATCAGCAAGCATGCATTCGAAGTGGGCAAGACCGTCGCCACCACCCCAGGCTCGGTGGTGTTTCGCAATGAGCTGCTGGAGCTGATCCAGTACAAGCCCATGAGCGAAAAACAGTACGCCAGGCCGCTGTTGATCGTGCCGCCGCAGATCAACAAGTACTACATTTTCGACCTGAGCCCGGCCAACAGCTTTGTGCAATACGCGCTCAAGAATGGCTTGCAGACGTTCATGGTCAGCTGGCGCAACCCCGACGTGCGGCATCGCGAATGGGGTCTTTCCACTTATGTGGCGGCGCTAGAGGAAGCACTCAACGTGTGCCGGGCGATCACCGGTGCCCGCGAGGTCAACCTGATGGGCGCCTGCGCCGGCGGCCTGACCATCGCCGCCCTGCAAGGCCACCTGCAAGCCAAGCGTCAGTTGCGACGCGTCTCCAGCGCCAGCTACCTGGTGAGCCTGCTCGACAGCCAGATCGACGGCCCGGCCATGCTGTTCGCCGATGAGCAGACCCTGGAAGCCGCCAAGCGCCGCTCCTACCAGCAAGGCGTGCTGGACGGCCGCGACATGGCCAAGGTGTTCGCCTGGATGCGCCCCAATGACCTGATCTGGAACTACTGGATCAACAACTACCTGCTGGGCAAGGAACCGCCGGCCTTCGACATCCTGTACTGGAACAACGACAACACCCGCCTGCCCGCTGCGCTGCATGGCGACCTGCTGGATTTCTTCAAGCACAACCCACTGACCCACGCGGGCGGCCTGGAGGTGTGCGGCACGCCCATCGACTTGCAGAAAGTCACGGTGGACAGCTTCAGCGTCGCCGGGATCAACGACCACATAACGCCGTGGGACGCGGTGTACCGCTCCACGCAATTGCTCGGGGGCGACCGGCGCTTCGTGCTGTCCAACAGCGGGCATATCCAGAGCATCCTCAACCCGCCGGGCAACCCCAAGGCCAACTACGTCGAGAACCCCAAGCTGAGCAGCGACCCGCGCGCCTGGTACTACGACGCCAATCATGTCGAAGGCAGCTGGTGGCCGCAGTGGCTGGACTGGATCCAGCAGCGCTCGGGCGTGCAACGCGAAACCCTTACCGCCCTGGGCAACCAGAATTACCCACCGATGGAAGCGGCGCCGGGCACTTACGTGCGTGTGCGCTGA
- the phaZ gene encoding poly(3-hydroxyalkanoate) depolymerase, with the protein MPQPFIFRTIDLDGQTIRTAVRPGKPHLTPLLIFNGIGANLELVFPFVQALDPDLEVIAFDVPGVGGSSTPKRPYRFPGLAKLTARMLDYLDYGQVNAVGVSWGGALAQQFAYDYPERCKKLILAATAAGAFMVPGKPKVLWLMASPRRYIQPSHVVRIAPMIYGGSFRRDSKLAAEHASKVRSAGKLGYYWQLFAGLGWTSIHWLHKIRQPTLVLAGDDDPLIPLVNMRMLAWRIPNAQLHIIDDGHLFLITRAEAVAPIIMKFLEEERLRAVIHPRPAV; encoded by the coding sequence ATGCCGCAACCGTTCATCTTCCGTACCATCGACCTGGATGGCCAGACCATCCGCACGGCGGTACGCCCAGGCAAGCCTCACTTGACGCCGCTGCTGATTTTCAACGGCATCGGCGCCAACCTTGAGCTGGTGTTTCCGTTTGTACAGGCGCTGGACCCGGACCTGGAAGTGATCGCCTTCGATGTACCGGGCGTGGGCGGTTCGTCCACGCCCAAGCGGCCCTACCGCTTTCCCGGCCTGGCCAAACTCACCGCGCGCATGCTCGATTACCTGGATTATGGCCAGGTGAATGCGGTTGGGGTGTCCTGGGGCGGGGCGCTGGCGCAGCAGTTTGCCTATGACTACCCGGAGCGCTGCAAGAAGTTGATTCTGGCCGCCACCGCGGCCGGCGCCTTTATGGTGCCGGGCAAGCCCAAGGTGCTGTGGCTGATGGCCAGCCCACGCCGCTACATCCAGCCGTCCCACGTGGTGCGCATCGCGCCGATGATTTATGGCGGCTCATTCCGCCGCGATTCCAAGCTGGCCGCCGAGCATGCCAGCAAAGTGCGCTCGGCCGGCAAGCTCGGCTATTACTGGCAGCTGTTCGCCGGGCTGGGCTGGACCAGCATCCACTGGCTGCACAAGATCCGCCAGCCAACCCTGGTACTGGCGGGGGACGACGACCCGCTGATCCCGCTGGTCAACATGCGCATGCTCGCCTGGCGCATTCCCAACGCACAGTTGCACATCATCGATGACGGGCATCTGTTCCTGATCACCCGGGCCGAGGCCGTGGCACCGATCATCATGAAGTTTCTGGAGGAGGAGCGCCTGCGCGCCGTGATTCACCCAAGACCCGCGGTGTAG
- the phaC gene encoding class II poly(R)-hydroxyalkanoic acid synthase, with protein sequence MSNKNNDDLKRQASENTLGLNPIIALRKKDLLASAKMVLTQAIKQPLHSVKHVAHFGVELKNVMFGKSALVPESDDRRFHDPAWSQNPLYKRYLQTYLAWRKELHDWIGDSNLPAQDISRGHFVINLMTEAMAPTNSAANPAAVKRFFETGGKSLLDGLSHLAKDMVHNGGMPSQVNMGAFEVGKSLGTTEGAVVFRNDVLELIQYKPITEQVHERPLLVVPPQINKFYVFDLSPDKSLARFCLRNGQQTFIVSWRNPTKAQREWGLSTYIEALKEAVDVVTAITGSKDINMLGACSGGITCTALLGHYAALGEKKVNALTLLVSVLDTTLDTQVALFVDEQTLEAAKRHSYQAGVLEGRDMAKVFAWMRPNDLIWNYWVNNYLLGNEPPVFDILFWNNDTTRLPAAFHGDLIELFKNNPLVRPNALEVCGTPIDLKQVTADIYSLAGTNDHITPWQSCYKSAQLFGGKVEFVLSSSGHIQSILNPPGNPKARYQTSDSLAGKPLEWQENATKHTDSWWLHWQAWQAERAGKLKKAPTSLGNKTYVAAEAAPGTYVHER encoded by the coding sequence ATGAGTAACAAGAACAACGATGACTTGAAACGCCAGGCCTCGGAAAACACCCTGGGGCTGAACCCGATCATCGCGTTACGCAAAAAGGATTTATTGGCCTCGGCGAAGATGGTGCTGACCCAAGCCATCAAGCAACCGTTGCACAGCGTCAAACACGTCGCCCACTTTGGTGTGGAACTCAAGAATGTGATGTTCGGCAAATCCGCGCTGGTGCCCGAGAGCGACGACCGTCGCTTTCACGACCCGGCCTGGAGCCAGAACCCGCTCTACAAACGCTACCTGCAAACCTACCTGGCGTGGCGCAAGGAACTGCACGACTGGATCGGTGACAGTAACCTTCCCGCACAGGACATCAGCCGCGGCCACTTCGTGATCAACCTGATGACCGAAGCCATGGCACCGACCAACAGCGCGGCCAACCCGGCGGCGGTCAAACGCTTCTTCGAAACCGGCGGCAAGAGCCTGCTCGACGGTCTGTCGCACCTGGCCAAAGACATGGTGCACAACGGCGGCATGCCGAGCCAGGTCAATATGGGCGCCTTTGAAGTCGGTAAATCGCTGGGCACCACCGAAGGCGCTGTGGTGTTTCGCAATGACGTGCTGGAGCTGATCCAGTACAAGCCGATCACCGAGCAGGTGCACGAGCGCCCGCTGCTGGTGGTGCCGCCGCAAATCAACAAATTCTATGTGTTCGACCTGAGCCCGGATAAAAGCCTGGCGCGCTTCTGCCTGCGCAATGGGCAGCAGACGTTTATCGTCAGCTGGCGCAACCCGACCAAGGCCCAGCGTGAATGGGGCCTGTCGACCTATATCGAGGCGCTCAAGGAAGCGGTGGATGTGGTCACGGCGATCACCGGCAGCAAAGACATCAACATGCTCGGCGCCTGCTCCGGCGGCATCACCTGCACGGCCCTGCTCGGTCACTACGCCGCGCTGGGGGAGAAAAAGGTCAACGCCCTGACCCTGCTGGTCAGCGTGCTCGACACCACCCTGGACACTCAGGTGGCCTTGTTCGTCGACGAGCAAACCCTGGAAGCAGCCAAGCGCCACTCCTACCAGGCCGGCGTGCTGGAAGGCCGCGACATGGCCAAAGTGTTCGCCTGGATGCGCCCCAACGACCTGATCTGGAATTACTGGGTCAACAACTACCTGCTGGGCAACGAGCCGCCGGTGTTCGACATCCTGTTCTGGAACAACGACACCACGCGCTTGCCCGCGGCGTTCCACGGTGACCTGATCGAGCTGTTCAAGAACAACCCGCTGGTGCGCCCCAACGCGCTGGAAGTGTGCGGCACCCCCATCGACCTCAAGCAAGTGACTGCCGATATCTATTCACTGGCCGGTACCAACGACCACATCACGCCGTGGCAGTCTTGCTACAAGTCGGCGCAGCTGTTTGGCGGCAAGGTGGAGTTCGTGCTGTCCAGCAGCGGGCATATCCAGAGCATCCTCAACCCGCCCGGCAACCCCAAGGCACGCTATCAGACCAGCGACAGCCTGGCGGGCAAGCCGCTGGAATGGCAAGAAAACGCGACCAAGCACACGGATTCGTGGTGGCTGCATTGGCAGGCCTGGCAGGCGGAACGGGCGGGCAAGCTGAAGAAGGCGCCGACGTCATTAGGCAATAAAACGTACGTCGCAGCCGAAGCGGCACCTGGAACCTATGTACACGAGCGCTAG
- a CDS encoding gamma-butyrobetaine hydroxylase-like domain-containing protein: MSKFPTAVNLHKTSNTLSLTYGPDETYQLPAEFLRVHSPSAEVQGHGKPILQYGKLNVRLIKLEPAGQYALKLTFDDGHDSGLFTWDYLYQLAVRQDALWADYLAELKAAGKTRDPSQSVVRLML, translated from the coding sequence ATGTCCAAATTTCCGACTGCCGTAAACCTGCACAAAACCTCCAACACCCTCAGCCTCACTTACGGGCCGGATGAAACCTATCAACTGCCCGCCGAATTCCTGCGAGTGCACTCCCCTTCCGCCGAGGTCCAGGGCCACGGCAAACCCATTCTGCAATACGGCAAGCTCAACGTCAGGTTGATCAAGCTGGAACCGGCCGGTCAGTACGCACTGAAATTGACCTTCGACGATGGGCATGACAGCGGGCTGTTCACGTGGGACTACCTCTACCAATTGGCCGTGCGTCAGGACGCGCTGTGGGCCGATTATCTCGCCGAGCTCAAGGCTGCCGGAAAAACCCGCGACCCGAGTCAGTCGGTCGTGCGGCTGATGCTCTAG
- the hslU gene encoding ATP-dependent protease ATPase subunit HslU — protein sequence MSMTPREIVHELNRHIIGQDDAKRAVAIALRNRWRRMQLPEELRVEVTPKNILMIGPTGVGKTEIARRLAKLANAPFIKVEATKFTEVGYVGRDVESIIRDLADAALKMLREQEVTKVSHRAEDAAEERILDALLPPARMGFNEDAAPSSDSNTRQLFRKRLREGQLDDKEIEIEVAEVSGVDISAPPGMEEMTSQLQNLFANMGKGKKKSRKLKVKEALKLVRDEEAGRLVNEEELKAKALEAVEQHGIVFIDEIDKVAKRGNSGGVDVSREGVQRDLLPLIEGCTVNTKLGMVKTDHILFIASGAFHLSKPSDLVPELQGRLPIRVELKALTPGDFERILSEPHASLTEQYRELLKTEGLGIEFQADGIKRLAEIAWQVNEKTENIGARRLHTLLERLLEEVSFSAGDMAGAQNGEAIKIDADYVNSHLGELAQNEDLSRYIL from the coding sequence ATGTCCATGACTCCCCGCGAAATCGTCCACGAACTTAACCGCCATATCATCGGCCAGGACGATGCCAAGCGCGCCGTTGCCATCGCCCTGCGTAACCGCTGGCGCCGGATGCAACTGCCCGAAGAACTGCGCGTTGAAGTGACGCCCAAGAACATCCTGATGATCGGCCCGACCGGTGTCGGTAAAACCGAGATTGCCCGGCGCCTGGCCAAACTGGCCAATGCACCGTTCATCAAGGTCGAAGCGACCAAGTTCACCGAAGTCGGCTATGTGGGCCGGGACGTCGAGTCGATCATCCGTGATCTGGCCGACGCCGCCCTGAAGATGCTGCGCGAACAGGAAGTGACCAAGGTCAGCCACCGCGCCGAAGACGCCGCCGAAGAGCGCATCCTCGATGCCCTGCTGCCACCGGCGCGCATGGGCTTCAACGAAGATGCCGCGCCGTCGTCGGATTCCAACACCCGCCAACTGTTCCGCAAGCGCCTGCGCGAAGGCCAGTTGGATGACAAGGAAATCGAGATCGAAGTTGCCGAAGTGTCTGGCGTGGACATCTCCGCACCGCCTGGCATGGAAGAAATGACCAGCCAGTTGCAGAACCTGTTCGCCAACATGGGCAAGGGCAAGAAGAAAAGCCGCAAGCTCAAGGTGAAAGAGGCGCTCAAGCTGGTGCGCGATGAAGAAGCCGGGCGCCTGGTGAACGAGGAAGAGCTCAAGGCCAAGGCCCTCGAAGCGGTCGAACAACATGGCATCGTGTTTATCGATGAGATCGACAAGGTGGCCAAGCGCGGCAATTCCGGCGGCGTCGACGTGTCCCGCGAAGGCGTGCAGCGTGACCTGCTGCCGCTGATCGAAGGCTGCACCGTCAACACCAAGCTGGGCATGGTCAAGACCGACCACATCCTGTTCATCGCCTCCGGCGCGTTCCACCTGAGCAAGCCAAGCGACCTGGTGCCGGAGTTGCAAGGCCGCCTGCCGATCCGCGTGGAGCTCAAGGCCCTGACCCCGGGCGACTTCGAACGCATCCTCAGCGAACCGCATGCCTCGCTGACCGAGCAATACCGCGAACTGCTGAAAACCGAAGGGCTGGGCATCGAGTTCCAGGCCGACGGCATCAAGCGCCTGGCGGAGATCGCCTGGCAGGTCAATGAAAAGACCGAGAACATCGGTGCCCGTCGCCTGCACACACTGCTTGAGCGCCTGCTTGAGGAAGTGTCCTTCAGCGCAGGCGACATGGCTGGTGCGCAGAATGGCGAGGCGATCAAGATCGACGCTGACTACGTCAACAGCCACTTGGGCGAATTGGCGCAGAACGAAGATTTGTCGCGGTATATCCTGTAA